In the Pseudolabrys taiwanensis genome, one interval contains:
- the fliP gene encoding flagellar type III secretion system pore protein FliP (The bacterial flagellar biogenesis protein FliP forms a type III secretion system (T3SS)-type pore required for flagellar assembly.), translated as MMRVLVALFVVLLPTAAIAQVPDLSTLLPPGGGSVSGRIIQMVALLTVLSVAPGILIMVTSFTRFVVALSFLRAGLGMQTTPANIVLISLALFMTLYVMAPTFDRAWRDGVQPLMQNEITEQEAYTRVSDPFREFMLAHVREKDLQTFESLAAENLRVRSEGQRIDLRIIIPAFMISELRRAFEIGFLVIMPFLVIDMIVATLTMSMGMMMMPPTVFALPFKVLFFVLIDGWNMLAAGLVRSFL; from the coding sequence ATGATGCGCGTTCTCGTCGCGTTGTTTGTCGTGCTGCTGCCGACGGCGGCCATCGCTCAGGTGCCGGATCTCAGCACGCTGCTGCCGCCGGGCGGCGGCAGCGTCAGCGGCCGCATCATCCAGATGGTCGCGCTGCTCACCGTCCTGTCGGTCGCGCCCGGCATTTTGATCATGGTGACGAGCTTCACCCGGTTCGTGGTGGCGCTTTCCTTTCTCCGCGCCGGCCTCGGCATGCAGACGACCCCCGCGAACATCGTGTTGATCAGTCTGGCGCTGTTCATGACACTTTACGTCATGGCGCCGACGTTCGATCGCGCCTGGCGGGACGGCGTGCAGCCTTTGATGCAGAACGAAATCACCGAGCAGGAGGCCTATACGCGCGTCAGCGATCCGTTCCGCGAGTTCATGCTGGCGCATGTCCGCGAGAAGGACCTGCAAACCTTCGAGAGCCTCGCGGCGGAGAACTTGCGCGTTCGATCCGAAGGGCAACGGATCGACCTTCGCATCATCATCCCGGCCTTCATGATATCGGAGCTGCGAAGAGCTTTCGAGATCGGCTTTCTGGTGATCATGCCGTTCCTGGTCATCGACATGATCGTGGCGACACTCACGATGTCTATGGGCATGATGATGATGCCGCCGACGGTGTTCGCGCTGCCGTTCAAAGTGCTGTTCTTCGTCCTGATCGACGGCTGGAATATGCTCGCGGCCGGTCTCGTGCGATCATTTCTGTAA
- a CDS encoding flagellar basal body-associated FliL family protein translates to MQWLAALLLLTVVSAGAGVLSSLHLLSTAERIADSQKDAPAPPVASAFNASARLRKLSPVVTNLAAPPGAWVRVEAAVVTDQLSEEEANVLVAQLGEDVVSYLRSVSLPQIEGARGLQYLREDLNERASVRSRGKVRELILETVVVQ, encoded by the coding sequence TTGCAATGGCTTGCCGCTTTGCTGCTGCTCACCGTGGTGTCGGCTGGAGCGGGCGTGCTGTCGAGCCTGCATCTCTTGTCGACGGCGGAGCGTATCGCCGACAGCCAGAAGGATGCGCCGGCGCCGCCGGTCGCGTCGGCTTTCAATGCCAGCGCGCGTCTGCGCAAGCTGTCGCCGGTCGTGACCAACCTTGCCGCGCCGCCGGGCGCCTGGGTCCGCGTCGAGGCCGCCGTCGTAACCGATCAACTGAGCGAAGAGGAAGCGAACGTGCTCGTCGCGCAGCTGGGCGAGGACGTCGTCTCCTATCTGCGGTCGGTGTCGCTGCCGCAGATCGAAGGCGCGCGCGGACTGCAGTATTTGCGCGAAGACCTCAACGAGCGGGCAAGCGTCCGCTCGCGCGGCAAGGTGCGAGAGCTGATATTGGAAACGGTAGTCGTGCAATGA
- the flgH gene encoding flagellar basal body L-ring protein FlgH, translated as MKTLRLAFLLLTLSGCGRTLAELNQAPAMSPIGEGLQAEARAVPGEVRGRTPMSYQSLWDDRKDLFRDPRAARVGDVLTVMISMDDKAKLDNKTDRSRDSQTKFNADYLADLFNWTSTGQVDLNTNSQTSTKGAGKIDRTEEVKFSVAAVVVDVLPNGNLLVSGSQEMRVNYEMRVVNVAGIVRPRDIARNNTIPYEKVAEARISYGGRGRLMEVQQPAWGHQIYDQLMPF; from the coding sequence ATGAAAACCCTGCGGTTGGCATTCTTGTTGCTCACCTTGAGCGGCTGTGGTCGCACCCTGGCCGAGCTCAACCAAGCACCGGCGATGTCGCCGATCGGCGAAGGGCTGCAGGCGGAGGCGCGGGCTGTGCCCGGCGAAGTGCGCGGTCGCACGCCGATGAGCTATCAGTCGCTCTGGGACGATCGTAAAGATTTGTTCCGCGATCCGCGCGCGGCGCGTGTCGGCGACGTCCTCACCGTCATGATCTCTATGGACGACAAGGCCAAGCTCGACAACAAGACCGACCGTTCGCGCGACTCGCAAACGAAGTTCAATGCCGACTACCTCGCCGATCTCTTCAATTGGACGTCGACCGGGCAGGTCGATCTAAACACCAATTCGCAGACGTCCACCAAGGGCGCCGGCAAGATCGACAGGACCGAGGAGGTCAAGTTCTCGGTCGCGGCTGTCGTCGTCGACGTGCTGCCGAACGGCAATCTTCTGGTCAGTGGCTCGCAGGAAATGCGGGTGAACTACGAGATGCGGGTCGTCAACGTCGCCGGCATCGTGCGGCCGCGCGATATCGCGCGCAACAATACGATTCCCTACGAGAAGGTTGCGGAGGCGCGGATCTCCTACGGCGGACGCGGTCGCCTGATGGAGGTGCAGCAACCGGCCTGGGGCCATCAGATTTACGATCAACTCATGCCGTTCTGA